DNA sequence from the Bacteroidota bacterium genome:
AATAGAGATATTTTATACAAGGAGGCGATGCCTCCTTGTTTTTTAAACATTTTGAATTAATGAATTAATTAAAATGTTTATGTTTAAATCATAAATCCAATAAACTTCGAAAGAACATATGGCACCAAATATTTTCGATACAATGGCGGCAAAAATAGAATTTTGGCGTTCCGACATGTCAGCATTTTTAAAGGAGAGTGGAGATCAAAAAGTTTCTGACATTACCATTTCGCAGATAATGGGTGGAATGCGCGGAGTAACATCTCTTTGGTGTGATACTTCAGTTGTTCCCAAGGATCAGGGTCTTATAATCCGTGGAAAACCGGTTAGTGAACTGACTGATATTACCGGAGTGCAGGTGTTTTATCTCCTTCTTACAGGGGACTTGCCAACCGAGGAAGAACTCCATGAGTTTCAACTTGCACTTAGAATAAGGAAATTCGTCCCGTATTATGTATGGGAGATACTTAAGGCAATGCCGAAGGATTCGCATCCTATGACGATGCTTTCGACAGCCGTGCTTTCCATGCAGAAAGAATCATCTTTCGCCCGTCATCACGATGAAGGCATTCACAAAAGTGAATACTGGCGTTACACTCTGGAAGATGCGCTGAACATCATAGCGAAACTTCCTGCAATCGCTGCCGCAATTTACCGGATCAGATACAACAAAGGTGAACTGATTCAACCGGATCCTGATATGAGACTATCGGAAGATTTTGTTCATATGTTGGGTTTGGAATCTTCAGGCGATGAATTCCTGAAATTAATGACATTGTTCCTTGTAGCACACTCCGACCATGAAGGCGGTAATGTTAGCTCGTTTACAGCTTCAATTGTGAACTCGGCATTATCGGATCTCTATTATTCAATCTCCGCAGGATTCAATGGTCTTGCCGGTCCACTTCACGGTCTTGCCAACCAGGAAGCTCTTAAATGGGTGTTGGATGTAATGAAGAAGTATAACGGAACACCTACAAAAGCAGAGATTGAAGAGGTTGTAAACGAAACTTTGGCGTCAGGTCAGGTAATTCCGGGATATGGTCATGCAGTTCTAAGAGTTGTGGATCCAAGATTTACAGCTTTTCTTGAATTTGGAAAAGTTCATTGTCCCGATGATCCTGTTTTCAAAACAGTGGTAAATACCTTCGAAGTAGTACCGGAAGTATTGAAAGGTATCTCCAAAATTCAAAATCCGTGGCCCAATGTTGATGCCGTTACAGGTTCAC
Encoded proteins:
- a CDS encoding citrate (Si)-synthase, whose product is MAPNIFDTMAAKIEFWRSDMSAFLKESGDQKVSDITISQIMGGMRGVTSLWCDTSVVPKDQGLIIRGKPVSELTDITGVQVFYLLLTGDLPTEEELHEFQLALRIRKFVPYYVWEILKAMPKDSHPMTMLSTAVLSMQKESSFARHHDEGIHKSEYWRYTLEDALNIIAKLPAIAAAIYRIRYNKGELIQPDPDMRLSEDFVHMLGLESSGDEFLKLMTLFLVAHSDHEGGNVSSFTASIVNSALSDLYYSISAGFNGLAGPLHGLANQEALKWVLDVMKKYNGTPTKAEIEEVVNETLASGQVIPGYGHAVLRVVDPRFTAFLEFGKVHCPDDPVFKTVVNTFEVVPEVLKGISKIQNPWPNVDAVTGSLLYHYGLREFSYYTVIFALSRSIGLASQAVMNRALGLPIVRPKSVTTSWLKSQVIK